Proteins encoded by one window of Primulina huaijiensis isolate GDHJ02 chromosome 1, ASM1229523v2, whole genome shotgun sequence:
- the LOC140990427 gene encoding long-chain-alcohol oxidase FAO2-like: MKMEELKPHPLLKGGSRREEECSSYSHGFSSSQIQSLSAICQTLIPPLPKVDDDVADFCRTSGPHEIAELLVKRGMPKAVFIVGLVLKFLSSRLGTFVLCGRICIDWKWPFVRNFSELSLDKREIVLQRWSKETFLIPLKISFLLLKIVCLFVFFSRTDENLKNPAWEAIGYEVEATENFRENKKERPLEKGIVEMMNNDESSLKESLIQKGIQVVDDPNADSFKIKCDVVIVGSGCGGGVAASVLANSGQKVIVLEKGHYFVPEDYSGLEGPSLAELYESGGMLTTQDGKIMVMAGSTVGGGSSINWSACIRTPDHVLKEWSKNKISLFSTLEYQSAMDFVCEKIGVTQNCAEEGFQNQVLRKGCENLGLKVEPVPRNSSENHYCGSCGYGCRKGDKKGTDSTWLIDAVRKGAVILSGCKAETFVLASDNSGTVRKRCLGVIASSESKKIIKKLHIEARVTISACGSLLTPPLLISSGLENKNIGRNLHLHPVSFVWGYFPDSLVELKGKSFEGGIITSVHKVVSKESSTQAIVETAALGPASFASLIPWVSRDYIRERMTKYGRTAVLFALARDQGSGEVKKQGIIEYRMSELDKENLKTGLRQALRILIGAGAVEVGTFRSDGQRIMCKGTNNEDLEEYLDMVTAVRGPRSRSECWTIYCSAHQMGSCRMGVNEEEGAVDENGECWEAKGLFVCDGSVLPTAVGVNPMITIQSTAYCISARLAESLTKGKGFKCK; the protein is encoded by the exons ATGAAGATGGAAGAGTTAAAGCCCCATCCCTTGTTGAAGGGAGGAAGCAGAAGGGAGGAGGAGTGCTCAAGCTACAGCCATGGCTTCTCCTCATCTCAGATCCAATCACTCTCTGCCATCTGTCAAACACTCATTCCTCCCCTCCCCAAAGTTGATGATGACGTCGCCGACTTCTGCCGAACTTCAGGCCCGCATGAG ATAGCGGAGTTGCTGGTGAAGAGAGGGATGCCTAAAGCTGTGTTCATCGTGGGCTTGGTTTTAAAGTTTCTGTCGAGCAGATTGGGAACATTTGTGCTCTGTGGTCGTATCTGTATTGATTGGAAATGGCCATTTGTTCGCAACTTCTCTGAATTGTCTTTGGACAAGAGAGAAATTGTGCTTCAGAGATGGTCCAAAGAAACTTTTCTGATTCCTCTGAAAATATCCTTCCTGCTGCTAAAAATCGTCTgcctcttcgtcttcttctctCGG ACcgatgaaaatttgaaaaatccagCTTGGGAAGCAATTGGATATGAAGTAGAAGCAACTGAAAATTTCAGAGAAAACAAGAAGGAAAGGCCACTTGAAAAGGGTATCGTGGAAATGATGAATAACGACGAATCTTCACTAAAAGAATCCCTCATCCAAAAAGGAATACAAGTTGTCGATGACCCGAATGCCGATTCATTCAAGATCAAATGTGATGTGGTGATTGTTGGATCTGGCTGTGGAGGAGGGGTTGCCGCTTCCGTCCTTGCAAACTCGGGTCAGAAAGTTATCGTTCTTGAGAAAGGCCACTACTTTGTTCCAGAAGATTACTCGGGTCTTGAAGGGCCATCCTTGGCCGAATTATATGAATCGGGTGGAATGCTAACAACTCAAGATGGAAAAATTATGGTCATGGCAGGATCAACGGTTGGTGGGGGTTCGAGTATAAATTGGTCTGCCTGTATAAGAACTCCTGATCATGTTCTCAAAGAATGGTCAAAGAACAAGATTTCTCTCTTCAGTACACTTGAATATCAATCTGCCATGGATTTTGTATGTGAGAAGATTGGTGTCACGCAGAATTGTGCAGAAGAAGGGTTTCAAAACCAAGTACTTAGAAAAGGGTGTGAAAATCTTGGCCTAAAAGTTGAGCCAGTGCCAAGAAATTCTTCAGAGAATCATTACTGTGGTTCTTGTGGTTATGGCTGCAGAAAAGGGGATAAAAAGGGTACCGATTCAACTTGGCTCATTGATGCAGTCAGAAAGGGTGCAGTTATCTTATCTGGATGCAAGGCAGAGACTTTCGTACTAGCAAGTGACAATAGTGGAACCGTTAGAAAACGATGCCTTGGAGTTATCGCAAGCTCTGAGAGTAAGAAAATCATAAAGAAGCTTCACATCGAGGCAAGAGTGACAATTTCAGCTTGTGGTTCTCTCTTGACTCCACCTTTGTTAATATCAAGTGGTTTGGAGAACAAGAACATtggaaggaatcttcatcttcaCCCCGTTTCCTTTGTTTGGGGATATTTTCCCGATTCTTTGGTTGAATTGAAGGGTAAAAGCTTCGAGGGAGGAATCATCACTTCTGTACATAAAGTGGTATCTAAAGAATCAAGCACTCAAGCTATAGTTGAAACTGCAGCACTTGGACCGGCATCATTTGCCTCGCTAATCCCTTGGGTCTCGAGAGATTACATAAGGGAAAGGATGACAAAATATGGCAGAACAGCTGTTCTATTCGCATTAGCCAGAGATCAAGGTTCAGGGGAAGTGAAAAAACAAGGAATAATAGAGTATAGAATGAGTGAACTTGACAAGGAGAATCTTAAGACAGGATTGAGGCAGGCATTAAGAATTCTAATTGGGGCGGGAGCAGTTGAGGTAGGCACTTTTAGGAGTGATGGCCAGAGAATTATGTGCAAAGGGACCAATAATGAGGATTTGGAAGAATATCTTGACATGGTTACTGCAGTCCGAGGGCCACGTTCTCGTTCAGAGTGCTGGACAATCTATTGCTCTGCTCACCAAATGGGCAGTTGTCGAATGGGCGTGAACGAGGAAGAAGGTGCAGTTGATGAAAATGGGGAATGTTGGGAAGCCAAGGGGCTTTTTGTGTGTGACGGAAGTGTTCTCCCTACTGCAGTTGGTGTTAATCCAATGATAACTATTCAATCAACTGCATATTGTATCTCAGCTAGACTAGCAGAGTCCTTGACAAAAGGGAAAGGCTTTAAGTGCAAATAA